CAGAGCCTCGAGTCGGTGGACCGGGCGCTGAAGCAGGCGTGATGCGCGGGTGAACCCTCCCCCCACTGCGGGGGAGGGTGGCGAACGAAGTGAGCCGGGAGAGGGGACGCCGCTTCCGGATATGACCGAACCGTTCTGACAGGCGCCCTCTGAATCAGCGTCGCGCTGCCCCTCTCCCGACCCGGCCTCACGGCCGGGCCACCCTCCCCCGCAGAGGGGGGAGGGCTCAGGTGGCGGAACCTTCCGCAGAGACCCGACCTCCGCCGACAATCGAACCGACAGCGTCCCGCGCGACGCGAGATCGCTCGTCTGCCGCCCCACTCGCCTGAACTAGGCCGAACGGTCGAGTGTCGAGCCTCGCCCAGTCTCCGTAGAACCGACCTGCAATCGAGCGCGCGAGCACTCGACGGCGAGGCCTGCGCGGCGCCAAGGTCCGGGGACGAGGAGACTGGCCGATCGGCCGTCCCGCCCACGGAACACCCGCACCGGCCCCAGGGGAACAGCAGACGACGGCCGTCGCGGACGGCCGGCGGAACGGTCGGGCGGAAGCGATGGGGCTCGAGGGCGGCGCGCACTCGGCGGACGAAGAGTCGTGCGAGGCGACGCTCGGGCGGAGCGTGTCGGTGCGCGGGCCCGGGCTGCATACCGGCCGGAGCGCCCGCGTCACCCTGGCGCCAGCGCCGGCCGGCCACGGCATCCGCTTCGCGGTGCGCTGCCCCCGCAGCGGCGCCCGCGCCGAGGTGCCGGCCGGCACCGCGGCCTGGGTCGCGAGCCGGATGAGCACCGCCCTCGACATCGGCCAGGGGCGCAAGCTGCGCACCATCGAGCACCTGATGGCGAGCCTCTCGGCCTCCCGCATCGACAACGCCGCGATCACCGTGGAGGGGACCGAGATCCCGATCCTCGACGGCTCGGCGTCGCGCTGGTGCGCGCTCATCGACGAGGCCGGGCGGGTCGCGCAGGCGCGGCCGCGCGAGGTCTTGCGGATCCGCGCGCCCTTCCAGGTCGACGGCCTGCACGGCTTCCTGCGCGCCGAGCCGGCCGAAGGGTTCAGCGTCGACGTCAGCACCGATCGGCTGCCGGGTTTCGGCGTGCTGCGCTGGTCGGGCCCGATCGATCCGGCCTCGTTCCGCGCCGCCATCGCCCCGAGCCGCAGCTTCGGCAACGCCTCGCTGATCTGGCGCACCGTGCTGAAGACCCGGCTTGCCCGCACCCTGCTGCCGCCGGCCGCGCGCGAGCGGCTCTGGGCGCGCTCGTTCGCGGCGCAGACCGTGTGCGGCGCCGGCCTCGCGCCCACGTCGGGCCGGCCGGACTGCCGGCGCCCGATCGGCCCGGAGACGGAGGGGCGGATGCATCCGCGCGACCGCGAGCCGCTCCTGCGCGGCGCGCGCCCCGGACGGGTCGCGATCCTGCTCGGCGGCCGGGTGCTCGGCGGCGCCCGCTTCCCCGACGAGCCGGTACGGCACAAGATCCTCGACCTCGTCGGCGACCTGGGCCTCGCCGGCCGGCCGATCCTCGGGCGCATCGTGGCGAACTGCCCGACCCACGCCCTCACCTTCGCGTTCCTGAACGAGCTGATGCGCCATCCCGAATGCTGGGAGGTCGTCGCGGTCTCGGAGGCCGCCTCCCGCTCACTCCCTTGAGCGACCGGCACGGCCCGCGACGCGATCCGCACAACTTGATTTGGCCGCAAAGCGGAGCGATCGAAGCCCGTCGACGGCCGCGCTCGCGGACGGCAGGGGAGATCCGGGGCCTCCGCCTTGCTCGGAAGCTTGGGCGTCAGTACGGTCCGGCACCCTCCCCTCAGCCGCCCCCGTGGCCGTGGCCGCCCCCGTCCGGTCGGAAGACCCCGAAGCTTGCGCACGTACTCACTCGTCCTCGCCTGCCTCGTCGCCCTCGCCGGGCTGATCCTGTCCGTGCCGCAGGCCCGGGCGGTCGAGGCCGTGCGCGTCACACTCGACTCGCAGGCCATCGATCTCACCCCGGCGATCGAGCGCTACCGCTCGGACGGCGACCTGATCCAGATCTCGACCGCCCCGGGCAAGGACGGCATCGTGCGCCGCATCGCCGTCAAGGCGCGCGAGACCGGCGCGCGGCCGGACTGGATGGTGTTCGCGCTCACCAACGACACCGACGAGCAGATCGACCGCCTGCTCGTCGCCCCGCATTTCCGCCTCGTCGGATCCGGGGTGGTCTGGCCCGATCTCGGCGGCTCGCGCATCGCCGCGATCACGGCGAGCCAGGGCATCCGCCCCGAGCGCGACGAGAGCCCCGACGCCGACCAGTTCGTCATCACGCTCGATCCCGGCACCACCGTCACCTTCGTGGCGGAGCTGCGCACCCCGACCGTGCCGCAGGTCTACCTCTGGGACCAGGACGCCTACCGCAAGAAGGCGACCGGGCTCACCCTCTACAAGGGCATCATCATCGGCATCGCCGGGCTGCTCGCCCTGTTCCTGACCATCGTGTTCGTGGTCAAGGGCGCGATCATCTTTCCGGCCGCGGCGGCGCTGGCCTGGGCGGTGCTGGCCTATGCCTGCATCGATTTCGGGTTCTTCCAGCGCATCTTTCCCGTCACGGAAGTCGCCGAGCGGATCTACCGCGCCTCGGCGGAGGCGGTGCTCGGCGCCACCTTGCTGGTGTTCCTCTTCGCCTACCTCAACCTCGCCCGCTGGCACGTGCGCTACAGCCACGTCGCGCTGATCTGGCTCCTGTTCCTCGGCGGCCTCGTCGGCCTCGCGGTCATCGACCCGCCGGTGGCGGCGGGCGTCGCCCGGATCTCGATCGCGACGGTCGCGGGCATCGGCCTGCTGCTCGTCGTCTACCTCGCGATCCACAACGGCTACGACCGGGCAATCCTGCTGATCCCGACCTGGCTGCTGCTGCTCGCCTGGGTGGTCGCGGCGGGCTTCGCCATCACGGGCCAGCTCCACAACGACCTCGTCCAGCCGGCGCTGATCGGCGGCCTCGTCCTGATCGTGATGCTGATCGGCTTCACGGTGCTCCAGCACGCCTTCGCGGGCGGGGGCCTCGGCAACAGCCTCGTCTCCGACACCGAGCGCCGGGCGCTGGCGCTGACGGGCGCGGGCGACGTGGTGTTCGACTGGGACGTGCCGGGCGACCGGGTCTTCGCAGGACCCGAGATCGAGGGGCAGCTCGGCCTCAAGCGCGGGGCGCTGGAGGGGCCGCAGGCGAACTGGCTCTCGCTCCTCCATCCCTTCGACGTCGAGCGCTACTCGGCGGCCCTCGACACCGTGATCGAGGAGCGCCGCGGCCGCATCTCCCAGGATTTCCGCCTGCGCTCGGCGGCCGGTCCCTATTACTGGTTCCGCCTCAAGGCGCGGCCCGTCATCGGCACCGACGGCGAGGTGGTGCGCATCGTCGGCACCATCGCGGACGTGACCGAGGCGAAGATCGCCGAGGAGCGGCTGCTGCACGACGCCGTGCACGACAACCTCACCGGCCTGCCCAACCGCGAATTGTTCAACGACCGGCTCGATGCGGCACTCGCCCTCGCGAGCCAGGACCCGCGCCTCAAGCCCACCCTGTTCGTCGTCGACATCGACCGCTTCAAGCAGGTCAATGATGCGATCGGGCTCTCGGCCGGCGATTCGATCCTGCTGACGCTGTCGCGCCGCCTCAACCGGCTCCTGCGGCCGCAGGACACGCTCGCCCGCGTCGCCGGCGACGAGTTCGCGGTCATCCTGCTCTCCGAGCGCGACCCCGACCGGATCATCGCCTTCGCCGACAGCATCCGCCGGGCGATCACCACGCCGATCACCTACGCCGACCGGGAGATCTTCCTCACGCCCTCGATCGGCGTCGCCCTGCACGAGGCCGGCGCGGTGGTGAAGCGCGACGACGTGATCAAGAACGCCGAGCTCGCGATGATCAACGGCAAGCGCCAGGGCGGCGACCGGATCGAGGTCTACCGCCCGACCATGCGCTCCGACCGCGGCGAGCGGATGATGCTCGAGAGCGACCTGCGCCGGGCGCTGGAGCGCAACGAGATCAAGGTGCTGTTCCAGCCGATCGTGCGGCTCGAAGACCGCACGGTCGCGGGCTTCGAGACGGTGCTGCGCTGGGACCACCCGCGGCTCGGCCGCATCGCCCCCCAGGTCTTCCTGCCGATCGCCGAGGAATCCGGCCTCATCGTCAATCTCGGCGTCTTCGCGCTCGAGCGCACCGCCGCGGAACTCGCCGCTTGGCAGCAGGCGCTCGTGGTCGAGCCGCCGATCTTCGCCTCCGTCAACCTGTCCTCGCGCCAGCTCCTGCGCCACGACCTCCTGCACGACGTGAAGACCGTGCTCGCCCGCACCGGCGTCGTCCCCGGCTCGCTCAAGCTCGAGCTGACCGAGGCCCTGGTGATGGAGAACCCGGAATACGCCGCCCAGATGCTGGCGCGCATCCACGAGCTCGGCGCGGGCCTCTGCCTCGACGATTTCGGCACCGGCTACTCGGCGCTGACCTACATGCAGCGCTTCCCCTTCGACACGATCAAGATCGACCAGTCCTTCGTGCGCCAGATGGCGAGCGGCCGCTCCGGCATCCTGCGCTCGATCGTCCGGATGGCGCAGGAACTCGGCCTCGAGATCATCGCCGAGGGCGCCGAGTCGGAGGCCGATGCGCTCGCGCTCTCCGAGATCGGCTGCGACTACGCGCAAGGCTTCGCCTTCGGCGAGCCGATGTCGATCCTGCAGGCGCGCCAGCTGGTGGGGGCGGCGCCGGAGGCGGCGTGACGCCACCCGCTCACGCCGCCTGCGCCTCACGGGCCACCCCGCCCCCGGCGGCCGCGCATGTAGGCCCGGGGCGTCGATCCCAGGACGGTGCGGAACGCGTAGACGAAGGCCGACGTCGAGCCGTATCCGAGTTCGAGGGCGGTGCGGGTGACGTCGAGGCCGCCGCCCATCAGCTCGATCGCCTTGAACAGCCGCAGGCGCTGCCGCCAGCCGCGGAAGCTCAGCCCGAGCTCGGCCTCGAAGCGCCGCGACAGCGTCCGCGCCGACAGGCCGAGCTCCCGCGCCCAGGCGTCGAGGCCGCGGGCATCGGCCGGGTCGGCGTAGACCGCCTCGCACAGGGTCGCGATCGGGCCGCCGCGCGGCCATGCGAGCGCGCCCGGCAGCGGCTCGGCCCGCCGCAGCTGGTCGAGGATCAGCGCCGTCACCCGCCCGGCATAGCCGTCGGGCGACGCTTCCACCGCCGCCCCGCGCTCGAGCGCCGCCGCCTCGACGATCAGTTCCCGCAGCAGCGGCGACACCCGGAACACGCACGCCGCCGCGGGCAGGTCGCGGCTCGCGCTCGCCGCGATCCAGAGCGAGCGGAACTCGGCGCCGAGGAGCGAGCCGACCCGGTGCCGCGCGCCCACGGGCAGCCACACCGCCTGCTCGGGGGAGATCACCAGGTTCTGCCGGTCGGCGGAGACGGTCAGGACCCCGGCGACCGCGTAGACGACCTGCCCCCAGGCATGGGCGTGCTCGACGAAGGCGTGCCGGGCGGGGATGCCCTGCGCCCGGACCGTCAGCGGGTCGGGCGGGCGGGCATCGGTCGGGGTCTCGACGGTCTGCCAGGTCACGCGCGCCTCCGATTGGCGTCTCGTCGATGCAATTTGGCATTTCATCGAGAGACAGTCGATCCGTGACGGATTACGACGCGTGTCATCCGTCACGACCACGCGAACGCGCCATGGCCCATCTCGACAGCCGAGGCCTGCCGATCTCGACCCGCTCCGACGCGGCCGCCGCGCTCTACCGCGACGGCGTCGCCCTCCTGCTGTCGGCGTGGCCGGGCGCCGCGGAGACGCTCGACGCGGCCATCGCGGCCGATCCCGAATTCGGCCTCGCCCGCGCGGCGCGGGCGAGGATGCACGCGATCCGCGGCGAGGGCGCCGCGGCCCGGGCGGCGATCGAGACCGCCGGCGCGCTCGTCGCCCGGGACGGCACGGCGCGCGAGCGCGGCCATGTCGGCGTCGTCGCCCTCGCGGTGACCGGCCGCTCGGCGGACGCGCTCGACGCCGCCTACGCCCATCTCGACGCCTGGCCGCGCGACGTCCTCGTCATGGCGCTGCCGCTCGGCGCGTTCGGGCTCCTGGCCTTCTCGGGCATGTCCGGCCACGACCAGGCCCGGGTCGACCTCGTCGAGCGCCACGCCCACCATTTCGCGGACGACGACTGGTGGTTCCTCAGCTCCCGAGGCTGGGCGCATGCCGAGAACGGCGCCGTCCGCCGCGGGCGCGACCTCGCGCAACGCGGCTTCGAACTGCGGCGCGAGAACGCCAACGGCGCCCACGCGCTCTCGCACGCGATGTTCGAGGACGGCGACGGCGACGGCGCCGAGGCGCTGATCGCCGGATGGCTGCCCGGCTACGACCGCTCCGGCATCCTGCACGGGCACATCGCCTGGCACGCGGCGCTGTCGGCGCTCGAGCGCGGCGACGCGCAGGGCGCGCTCGGGATCTACGCCGCGCACGTGCGGCCCTCGGCGAGCCTGGGCCTGCCCCTCAACGTCGTGACCGATGCCGTCTCGCTGCTGTGGCGCCTGAAGGCGTACGGCCACGAGGTCCCGGCCGGCCTGTGGGAGGAGGCCCGAGCCTACGCGTCGGGCACCTTCGCCAGGGCCGGCTTCTCCTTCGCCGACGCCCATATGGGCATCCTGGCCGCCGCGACCGGCGACGAGGCCGCGGCGGCGGCGCGGATCGCGGACCTGACCGCGCTCGTGGAGGCCGGCACGCTCGCCGCCGGCCCGGTCGTCCCGGCGATCTGCCGCGCCGCGCTCGCCTTCGCGGCCGAGGATTTCGCCGGCTGCGCGCGCCTCCTCGAACCCGTCGCGGCCGAGGTCGTGCGCATCGGCGGCAGCGGCGCCCAGCGCGAGATGATCGAGGACACGCTCCTCGTCGCGCTCATGCGCGGCGGCGAGGCCGCCAAGGCCCGCACCCTGCTCGACCGCCGCCTCCACCGTCGGCCCTCGCCGCGCGACGCGCGCTGGCACGGCCTGCTCGCGAGCGCCTGACATGACCGATTCGCCGATCAGCACCCCGGCCCCGGGTCCCGACGCCGGCACGGGCAACATCCTCCGGCTCGCCGCCGCCCAGGCGCTCGCCGGGGCGAACTCGACGGTGCTCTTCGCCACCGGCGCCGTCGTCGGCAACATGCTCGCCCCGAGCCCGGTGCTCGCGACGCTGCCGATCTCGATCTACGTGGTCGGGATGACGGCCTGCGCCATCCCGGCCGGCTTCGTCGCGCGCCGCCACGGGCGCCAGGCCGTCTTCATGATCGGCACGGGGAGCGGCGTGGTCACCGGCCTCCTGTCCACCCTCGCGGTCCTCGCCGGCTCGTTCTGGCTCTTCTGCCTGGCGGCGTTCTTCGGCGGCGCCTACGCGGCCGTGGTGTTCACGTTCCGCTTCGCGGCGGCCGATTGCGTCGGCCCGGACCGGCGGGCGCGGGCCCTGTCCGCCGTGATGGCGGGCGGGGTCGCCTCGGGGGTGATCGGGCCGCAGCTCGTCACCCACACGATGAACCTCTGGCCGCCGACGCTGTTCGCCGCGACCTTCCTCGCCCAGGCCGCCGTCGCCGCACTCTCGGCCGTGATCCTCGCCGGCGTCCGGCTGCCGCGGCCGACCGCGCAGGACGCGAGCGGCGGGCGCCCGCTCGCGACGATCCTGCGCCAGCCCCGCTTCGTCACGGCGGTGGTCTGCGGGGCCGTGTCGTACCTGCTGATGAACTTCCTGATGACGTCGGCCCCCCTGGCGATGCGCCTGTGCGGGCTCGGCCAGGAGGACGCCAATCTCGGGCTGCAGTGGCACGTCATCGCCATGTACGGGCCGAGCTTCTTCACCGGGCGGTGGATCGCGCGGTTCGGCGCGTCGCGCGTCGTCGCCGCCGGGCTCGCCCTCACGGCCGCCGCGGCGGCGACGGGGCTCGCGGGCGTCGACGTCGCGCATTTCTGGGTCACGCTGATCCTGCTCGGGCTCGGCTGGAACCTCGGCTTCCTCGGGGCGTCGGCCCTGGTGCTCGAATGCCACCGCCCGGAGGAGCGCACCCGCGTGCAGGCGTTCAACGACTTCGCGGTGTTCGGCTGCGTCGCGCTCGGCTCGTTCTCGTCGGGTGGGCTCCTCGCCGGCTACGGCTGGGACGCGGTGCTGCGGATCTCGTTCGCGCCGGTGCTGGTGGCCGCCGCCGCGCTCGCCTGGTCGGCGATGCGGCGCGGCGGCGAGGCCCGGCCGCGGACGGCCTGAACGGGGACGGCCCGGACCGGGGGCAGGCCTTCGCGGCGGCCCTACCCGCGCCCGCCGACCGGCTCGGCGCACAGGGCGTTCAGCGCCTCGACCAGCCGATCCGGGTTCAGGGGCTTCCTCAGCATCGGCAGGTCCGGCCACATCAGCCGCATGGCGCGGGGCAGCACGCCGCCGGTGCAGATCAGGACCGGCACGCCCTTGGCGATCAGGCACTCGGCAGTCGGCGTCGCCTCGCCGTCGGCGAGGTTGAGGTCGAGGATCGCGACGTCGATCTCCTCGAAATCGATGAGCGCCAGGGCCTCGCGGTTCGTGCGGGCCGGGCCGACGGCGTGGGCGTTCGAGCCGGTCACGATCTCGGTCAGCTCCAGGGCGACCA
The sequence above is drawn from the Methylobacterium terrae genome and encodes:
- a CDS encoding AraC family transcriptional regulator, with protein sequence MTWQTVETPTDARPPDPLTVRAQGIPARHAFVEHAHAWGQVVYAVAGVLTVSADRQNLVISPEQAVWLPVGARHRVGSLLGAEFRSLWIAASASRDLPAAACVFRVSPLLRELIVEAAALERGAAVEASPDGYAGRVTALILDQLRRAEPLPGALAWPRGGPIATLCEAVYADPADARGLDAWARELGLSARTLSRRFEAELGLSFRGWRQRLRLFKAIELMGGGLDVTRTALELGYGSTSAFVYAFRTVLGSTPRAYMRGRRGRGGP
- a CDS encoding MFS transporter: MTDSPISTPAPGPDAGTGNILRLAAAQALAGANSTVLFATGAVVGNMLAPSPVLATLPISIYVVGMTACAIPAGFVARRHGRQAVFMIGTGSGVVTGLLSTLAVLAGSFWLFCLAAFFGGAYAAVVFTFRFAAADCVGPDRRARALSAVMAGGVASGVIGPQLVTHTMNLWPPTLFAATFLAQAAVAALSAVILAGVRLPRPTAQDASGGRPLATILRQPRFVTAVVCGAVSYLLMNFLMTSAPLAMRLCGLGQEDANLGLQWHVIAMYGPSFFTGRWIARFGASRVVAAGLALTAAAAATGLAGVDVAHFWVTLILLGLGWNLGFLGASALVLECHRPEERTRVQAFNDFAVFGCVALGSFSSGGLLAGYGWDAVLRISFAPVLVAAAALAWSAMRRGGEARPRTA
- a CDS encoding EAL domain-containing protein, whose amino-acid sequence is MRTYSLVLACLVALAGLILSVPQARAVEAVRVTLDSQAIDLTPAIERYRSDGDLIQISTAPGKDGIVRRIAVKARETGARPDWMVFALTNDTDEQIDRLLVAPHFRLVGSGVVWPDLGGSRIAAITASQGIRPERDESPDADQFVITLDPGTTVTFVAELRTPTVPQVYLWDQDAYRKKATGLTLYKGIIIGIAGLLALFLTIVFVVKGAIIFPAAAALAWAVLAYACIDFGFFQRIFPVTEVAERIYRASAEAVLGATLLVFLFAYLNLARWHVRYSHVALIWLLFLGGLVGLAVIDPPVAAGVARISIATVAGIGLLLVVYLAIHNGYDRAILLIPTWLLLLAWVVAAGFAITGQLHNDLVQPALIGGLVLIVMLIGFTVLQHAFAGGGLGNSLVSDTERRALALTGAGDVVFDWDVPGDRVFAGPEIEGQLGLKRGALEGPQANWLSLLHPFDVERYSAALDTVIEERRGRISQDFRLRSAAGPYYWFRLKARPVIGTDGEVVRIVGTIADVTEAKIAEERLLHDAVHDNLTGLPNRELFNDRLDAALALASQDPRLKPTLFVVDIDRFKQVNDAIGLSAGDSILLTLSRRLNRLLRPQDTLARVAGDEFAVILLSERDPDRIIAFADSIRRAITTPITYADREIFLTPSIGVALHEAGAVVKRDDVIKNAELAMINGKRQGGDRIEVYRPTMRSDRGERMMLESDLRRALERNEIKVLFQPIVRLEDRTVAGFETVLRWDHPRLGRIAPQVFLPIAEESGLIVNLGVFALERTAAELAAWQQALVVEPPIFASVNLSSRQLLRHDLLHDVKTVLARTGVVPGSLKLELTEALVMENPEYAAQMLARIHELGAGLCLDDFGTGYSALTYMQRFPFDTIKIDQSFVRQMASGRSGILRSIVRMAQELGLEIIAEGAESEADALALSEIGCDYAQGFAFGEPMSILQARQLVGAAPEAA
- a CDS encoding response regulator, yielding MLDGRRVLIVEDEALVALELTEIVTGSNAHAVGPARTNREALALIDFEEIDVAILDLNLADGEATPTAECLIAKGVPVLICTGGVLPRAMRLMWPDLPMLRKPLNPDRLVEALNALCAEPVGGRG
- a CDS encoding UDP-3-O-acyl-N-acetylglucosamine deacetylase → MGLEGGAHSADEESCEATLGRSVSVRGPGLHTGRSARVTLAPAPAGHGIRFAVRCPRSGARAEVPAGTAAWVASRMSTALDIGQGRKLRTIEHLMASLSASRIDNAAITVEGTEIPILDGSASRWCALIDEAGRVAQARPREVLRIRAPFQVDGLHGFLRAEPAEGFSVDVSTDRLPGFGVLRWSGPIDPASFRAAIAPSRSFGNASLIWRTVLKTRLARTLLPPAARERLWARSFAAQTVCGAGLAPTSGRPDCRRPIGPETEGRMHPRDREPLLRGARPGRVAILLGGRVLGGARFPDEPVRHKILDLVGDLGLAGRPILGRIVANCPTHALTFAFLNELMRHPECWEVVAVSEAASRSLP
- a CDS encoding tetratricopeptide repeat protein — translated: MAHLDSRGLPISTRSDAAAALYRDGVALLLSAWPGAAETLDAAIAADPEFGLARAARARMHAIRGEGAAARAAIETAGALVARDGTARERGHVGVVALAVTGRSADALDAAYAHLDAWPRDVLVMALPLGAFGLLAFSGMSGHDQARVDLVERHAHHFADDDWWFLSSRGWAHAENGAVRRGRDLAQRGFELRRENANGAHALSHAMFEDGDGDGAEALIAGWLPGYDRSGILHGHIAWHAALSALERGDAQGALGIYAAHVRPSASLGLPLNVVTDAVSLLWRLKAYGHEVPAGLWEEARAYASGTFARAGFSFADAHMGILAAATGDEAAAAARIADLTALVEAGTLAAGPVVPAICRAALAFAAEDFAGCARLLEPVAAEVVRIGGSGAQREMIEDTLLVALMRGGEAAKARTLLDRRLHRRPSPRDARWHGLLASA